Proteins encoded within one genomic window of Flavobacterium oreochromis:
- a CDS encoding SMI1/KNR4 family protein, giving the protein MRGNIIEKIESELQIVIPEDYKTFLNKGSFMIGGKSIKYGENCDNVCYEDKSNEDEDVLDFVAIQIFYGDIDSESSTCDLYKNNLIDFGKTRIPEDFITIGCDQVDDQICLGVKGEYSGKVYLWEMEQEADYGQPFPYYGNMTLITNSFQEFLDGLFIDE; this is encoded by the coding sequence ATGCGAGGAAATATAATAGAAAAAATAGAAAGTGAGCTTCAAATTGTAATACCGGAAGATTATAAAACCTTTTTAAATAAAGGTTCCTTTATGATTGGAGGAAAATCTATTAAATATGGAGAAAATTGTGATAATGTTTGTTATGAAGATAAAAGTAATGAAGATGAGGATGTTCTTGATTTTGTAGCAATTCAAATTTTCTATGGCGATATTGATAGTGAAAGTAGCACTTGTGATTTATATAAAAATAATTTAATCGATTTTGGAAAAACTAGAATTCCCGAAGATTTTATAACTATTGGTTGTGATCAAGTCGATGACCAAATATGCTTAGGAGTAAAAGGAGAATATTCAGGAAAAGTTTATTTGTGGGAAATGGAGCAAGAGGCAGATTATGGTCAACCTTTTCCATATTATGGTAATATGACATTGATTACAAATAGTTTTCAAGAATTTTTAGATGGGTTATTTATTGATGAATAG
- a CDS encoding HNH endonuclease signature motif containing protein: protein MNEAIKKFKLKKPEWVEPEGYTWHHIENSTELQLVPRDLHRIVKHHGGRSTMN from the coding sequence ATTAATGAGGCTATCAAAAAGTTTAAATTAAAAAAACCCGAATGGGTAGAACCTGAAGGATATACTTGGCATCATATTGAAAATTCAACAGAATTACAATTAGTGCCAAGAGATTTACACCGAATAGTTAAACATCATGGAGGAAGATCAACAATGAATTAA
- a CDS encoding AHH domain-containing protein, which yields MLGVFIFVKNNKDKFDFNGLDNGIPVHKYSKEFEDLGGHGNHPDYSKLTKAKIKEIKEVSLDKNRQFSQSLFDKNLLNHINRTRQQIIQEVIEDSKKINNLIFND from the coding sequence ATGCTGGGTGTTTTTATTTTTGTAAAAAACAACAAAGACAAATTTGATTTTAACGGACTAGATAATGGAATTCCTGTTCATAAATACAGTAAAGAATTTGAAGATTTAGGCGGACACGGTAATCATCCTGATTATAGTAAATTAACAAAAGCCAAAATTAAAGAAATCAAAGAAGTTAGTTTAGATAAAAATCGTCAATTTAGCCAATCACTTTTTGATAAAAATTTATTGAATCACATAAATAGAACTAGGCAGCAAATTATACAAGAAGTAATAGAAGATAGTAAAAAAATTAACAACTTAATTTTCAATGATTAA
- a CDS encoding AHH domain-containing protein — protein MLGVFIFVKNNKDKFDFNGLDNGIPVHKYSKEFKELGGHGNHPKYSELTKERILEIKKNSRISGEFDQDLFEKNLLKHISDTRENIIMQVIDDSKKINDLIFSK, from the coding sequence ATGCTGGGTGTTTTTATTTTTGTCAAAAACAACAAAGACAAATTTGATTTTAACGGACTAGATAATGGTATTCCTGTTCATAAATACAGTAAAGAATTTAAAGAACTAGGCGGACATGGGAATCATCCAAAATACAGTGAATTAACTAAAGAGAGAATTTTGGAAATTAAGAAGAATAGTAGAATTAGTGGTGAATTTGACCAAGATTTATTTGAAAAAAATCTTCTCAAACACATCAGTGATACCCGTGAAAATATTATAATGCAGGTAATTGACGATAGCAAAAAAATAAATGATTTAATATTTTCAAAATAA
- a CDS encoding SH3 domain-containing protein, giving the protein MDRVTVVQQEAQNKGWYKVKTLDNQYGYIEKRYIQIIPHHAELDRYTRTFLYVKSNYTFEKNIANFFFPNYQHETGNDKRTIAEAFHLINTESQHNHGIILQNTLPSIELAHKAAADPSFEKARTLYAQLQLTQGHIVRIPTLAYIKLQQKKGILSKRSKLMNATIKTGRILQEFIDGALGLIAGIIEGIGRGIYDMLEGQLDSMKQIIDTIKDLFTGKLFSKFTEMYENILNLFQTMTPEKIKKLLIGMLGGMAEQVMKTINNWRSASSFEKGRVVGLFLGNILLEVLLGIFTGGAANLTKWVSKLGKLGKVILKVVDFTHDIKAKLKAKLPKKYFLKGDYDRDPDDTKNWMRWALLTQARVTAKALDVKGASKETLIASLKAQAKIYPKLKVTWQVKDVKANSFDLYMKASEPKKVVDDFTPGKVYRADDFYKSGDIGIKLGGKADIMTPWEHVRRPSKGETSLFTSFSELRGKVLKFTKKGKVYSIDFEDLKRLEFEGLIKIHTPNSVKQMMLNSANKRLLKDANNVFEIMNKNKEILIEGLIPQSTIK; this is encoded by the coding sequence ATGGATCGAGTAACAGTTGTACAACAAGAAGCACAAAACAAAGGCTGGTATAAGGTAAAAACGCTGGACAATCAATACGGCTATATCGAAAAAAGATACATACAAATAATCCCACATCATGCAGAATTAGATCGATACACCCGCACTTTTTTATACGTAAAAAGCAACTATACTTTTGAGAAAAACATAGCCAACTTTTTCTTCCCCAATTATCAGCATGAAACAGGTAACGACAAAAGAACGATAGCCGAAGCCTTTCATCTAATCAATACCGAAAGTCAACATAACCACGGCATCATCCTTCAAAACACCCTGCCTTCAATTGAGCTTGCCCATAAGGCAGCTGCTGACCCTAGTTTTGAAAAAGCAAGAACCTTATACGCACAACTACAACTTACCCAAGGACATATAGTACGTATTCCAACTTTAGCTTATATCAAATTACAGCAAAAAAAAGGCATTCTAAGCAAACGTTCTAAGCTCATGAATGCTACAATTAAAACAGGACGCATACTACAAGAATTTATTGACGGCGCACTTGGACTTATAGCGGGCATAATAGAAGGAATTGGAAGAGGTATTTATGATATGTTAGAAGGCCAACTTGACTCTATGAAACAAATCATTGATACCATTAAAGATCTTTTTACAGGAAAATTGTTTTCTAAGTTCACTGAAATGTACGAAAACATTCTCAATTTGTTTCAAACCATGACTCCTGAAAAAATCAAAAAACTTTTGATAGGAATGCTGGGTGGCATGGCGGAACAGGTCATGAAAACCATCAATAATTGGAGAAGTGCTTCTAGCTTTGAGAAAGGTAGAGTTGTAGGATTATTTTTAGGTAATATTTTATTAGAAGTGCTTTTGGGTATTTTTACAGGAGGCGCAGCAAACCTTACTAAATGGGTATCAAAGTTAGGAAAGTTAGGTAAAGTTATTTTAAAGGTGGTTGATTTCACCCATGACATCAAAGCAAAATTAAAAGCCAAACTTCCTAAAAAATACTTCCTAAAAGGTGATTATGATAGAGACCCTGACGATACCAAAAACTGGATGCGCTGGGCATTATTAACACAAGCTAGAGTTACAGCAAAAGCATTAGATGTAAAAGGCGCAAGCAAAGAAACTTTAATCGCAAGTTTAAAAGCACAGGCAAAAATTTACCCTAAACTAAAGGTTACATGGCAAGTTAAAGATGTTAAAGCAAACTCTTTTGATTTATACATGAAAGCCAGTGAGCCGAAAAAGGTGGTGGATGATTTTACACCAGGGAAAGTTTATAGAGCTGATGATTTTTACAAAAGTGGTGATATTGGTATAAAGCTTGGAGGAAAAGCAGATATAATGACCCCTTGGGAACATGTTAGAAGACCTAGTAAAGGAGAAACTTCACTTTTTACATCATTTTCTGAATTAAGAGGAAAGGTTTTGAAATTCACTAAGAAAGGAAAGGTTTATAGTATTGATTTTGAAGATCTTAAAAGATTAGAATTTGAAGGTTTAATTAAAATTCACACTCCAAATTCTGTAAAGCAAATGATGTTAAATAGCGCGAATAAGCGTTTATTAAAAGACGCAAATAATGTTTTTGAAATAATGAATAAAAACAAAGAAATTCTTATAGAAGGCTTAATACCACAATCAACAATAAAATAA
- a CDS encoding DUF2586 domain-containing protein has translation MSTLNNVEINKLSGGLGRRMPEQDMVSGLLFNGVETDKLKHDTLYRLASVEDAITLGITENYDKDGQSAFYQIDQFFRMNTSGDLFIMVVSNTEIKKTNNVDSSFTRTYADVVKKAKFMQEKTNGAIRQMAIIFNKVSTSFSETELAIDEAQVQANQCFKDFMPLEIILEGKGFNVNTEDLSKLTDLSTKKAENVTLVVAMDLEKGQEYNYSNTAAVGVFLGAVSKAKVSENVAWIEKFNLTGKGFAKAGFVGGKVNRTQGDLNTLNEKRYVFAKTHTGLAGIYFNDSHTCTKSTDDYAYIENNRTINKATRLLRTALLPKLASPVLVDIDGKLPQSVSKSFEGLCRAALEGMLANQEISAFDVYVDPKQNILATSELKVKAEVIPVGTARKIKVDLGFKNPFGIDKA, from the coding sequence ATGAGTACATTAAACAATGTAGAAATTAACAAATTATCAGGTGGTTTAGGAAGAAGAATGCCTGAGCAAGACATGGTATCTGGTTTACTTTTTAACGGTGTAGAAACGGATAAATTAAAGCACGACACCTTATACCGTCTAGCCTCAGTAGAAGACGCAATAACATTAGGAATTACAGAAAATTATGATAAAGATGGCCAATCTGCTTTTTATCAAATCGATCAATTTTTCCGTATGAATACTTCGGGAGACTTATTTATCATGGTTGTTTCTAATACTGAAATCAAAAAAACAAATAATGTAGACTCCTCTTTTACAAGAACTTATGCAGATGTAGTAAAAAAAGCGAAATTCATGCAAGAAAAAACAAATGGAGCTATCCGCCAAATGGCAATCATCTTCAATAAAGTGAGTACTTCTTTTTCTGAAACAGAATTAGCAATTGATGAAGCACAAGTTCAAGCAAACCAATGCTTTAAAGATTTCATGCCTTTGGAAATCATTTTAGAAGGAAAAGGTTTTAATGTTAATACTGAAGATTTATCAAAATTAACAGACTTATCTACAAAAAAAGCTGAAAATGTGACCTTAGTAGTTGCTATGGATTTAGAAAAAGGACAAGAATACAACTATTCAAACACCGCAGCGGTAGGCGTATTTTTAGGCGCTGTATCTAAAGCTAAGGTTTCTGAAAATGTTGCTTGGATTGAAAAATTCAACTTAACAGGCAAAGGTTTTGCTAAAGCCGGGTTTGTAGGTGGAAAAGTTAACCGCACACAAGGAGACTTAAATACGTTAAACGAAAAACGTTATGTTTTTGCTAAAACACATACAGGCTTAGCTGGTATTTATTTTAACGATAGTCATACCTGTACTAAATCAACAGATGATTATGCCTATATAGAAAACAACCGTACCATTAACAAAGCTACTCGTTTATTACGTACGGCTTTATTACCCAAATTAGCTTCTCCCGTATTAGTAGATATTGATGGTAAATTACCACAATCGGTTTCTAAATCGTTTGAAGGCTTATGTAGAGCTGCCTTAGAAGGTATGTTAGCTAACCAAGAAATCTCTGCTTTTGATGTCTATGTAGATCCTAAACAAAACATCTTGGCTACCTCTGAATTAAAAGTAAAAGCAGAAGTTATTCCTGTAGGTACTGCTAGAAAAATTAAAGTTGACTTAGGTTTCAAAAACCCTTTCGGAATCGACAAAGCCTAA
- a CDS encoding XRE family transcriptional regulator, whose translation MDIHEKIKLIIDTLKLNNNSFAKLIGVTTTTIDSITNGRLQENGERKKTKPGYDLINSIVEHCNVNPDYLFEKSDEMFVIGDGTFGLSMPKVITINEDGKENINLIGAQARAGYLNGYADPEYIEKLPAFSMPMLNEGTYRCFEVKGNSMTTTIHDGDYIFGRYVENFEDIVDGRIYVIVSKYDGVVVKEF comes from the coding sequence ATGGATATACATGAAAAAATAAAATTGATTATTGATACCTTGAAACTGAACAATAATTCCTTTGCTAAATTAATAGGAGTTACGACCACCACAATAGATAGTATAACTAATGGAAGGTTACAAGAAAATGGTGAACGTAAAAAAACAAAACCAGGTTACGATTTAATTAATAGTATTGTTGAGCATTGTAATGTTAATCCTGATTATTTATTTGAAAAGAGTGATGAAATGTTTGTGATAGGGGATGGAACTTTTGGTTTATCAATGCCTAAAGTGATTACAATAAATGAAGATGGAAAAGAAAATATTAATTTAATTGGAGCTCAAGCTCGTGCGGGCTATCTTAATGGATATGCTGATCCTGAATATATAGAGAAATTACCTGCTTTTAGTATGCCGATGTTAAATGAAGGGACGTATAGGTGTTTTGAGGTGAAAGGAAATTCTATGACAACTACTATACATGATGGGGATTATATTTTTGGTAGGTATGTTGAAAATTTTGAGGATATAGTAGATGGTAGAATTTATGTAATTGTAAGTAAGTATGATGGTGTAGTTGTAAAAGAGTTTTAA
- a CDS encoding phage holin family protein has translation MINKANYYINEVKILLYGVVLYLDLDIEIVKVLFFLMVIDTFLGIIKAIVLNNIFSFKKLALGFVSKLAILLIPVALALMSKGLNYDFKWFVTIVIDLLIVSDGISIFSNIIAIKTKKEIENFDALTQLLKAIRNLLIRFFKKLLKSLDAYKGP, from the coding sequence ATGATTAATAAAGCAAATTATTATATAAATGAAGTAAAAATACTACTTTACGGAGTAGTTCTTTATTTAGATTTAGATATTGAAATCGTAAAAGTGCTATTTTTTTTAATGGTTATAGATACCTTTTTAGGGATTATAAAAGCCATTGTATTAAATAATATATTTAGTTTTAAAAAATTAGCTTTAGGATTTGTATCTAAACTTGCTATTTTGTTGATTCCAGTAGCATTAGCCCTAATGAGTAAAGGTCTTAATTACGATTTTAAGTGGTTTGTAACCATAGTAATTGATTTATTAATAGTTAGTGATGGTATTTCTATTTTTAGTAATATAATTGCTATAAAAACTAAAAAAGAAATTGAAAATTTTGATGCTCTTACTCAACTATTAAAGGCAATTAGAAATTTGTTAATCAGATTTTTTAAAAAATTATTAAAATCACTTGACGCATACAAGGGACCTTGA
- a CDS encoding PKD domain-containing protein: MGQSTTGEIELIASVDTIVSQYEWSYADGSALPSHIISNQNTLKLNALTEGIYHYKLSATIGNGIVISGTTSVTVKKNNAPSISNLVPANESITVDTNGIYKVNTSTVEFNATLIDIDNETLTYNWAQIQGPTNTGVNFTGTTIAKSSNIIKLTVNNLEINDSQNPYIFRLSVTDPFGNKTEKDIKIMMKRSIVSQMISNTNGISNHLITITGKPNEELDIETILSLKVTKGINNIPYNATISGHSSLYISPDFIHNPITISAIEKNSISKSVKENDKIIIGPDGHKKLECIFYTGANYMNGALYQPSINKEISKEEEMNLTYIPPIENSIYALSKALFTITNDGTSTNLECTFDSNILLD; this comes from the coding sequence ATGGGACAATCTACTACTGGTGAAATAGAACTCATAGCAAGCGTTGATACTATTGTTTCACAATATGAATGGAGTTATGCAGATGGCTCTGCCTTGCCTAGCCATATCATCTCTAATCAAAATACATTAAAACTAAATGCTCTTACCGAAGGAATATATCATTATAAATTATCAGCAACCATCGGAAATGGAATTGTGATTTCTGGTACTACTAGTGTAACTGTTAAAAAAAATAATGCTCCTTCAATTTCTAACTTAGTACCGGCTAACGAAAGCATTACAGTTGATACAAATGGTATATATAAAGTCAATACATCCACCGTTGAATTTAATGCAACTCTTATTGATATAGATAATGAAACTCTTACATACAATTGGGCACAAATTCAAGGTCCAACAAACACAGGAGTTAATTTTACAGGAACAACCATTGCTAAATCTTCCAACATCATCAAACTAACAGTTAACAATCTAGAAATCAACGACTCACAAAACCCTTATATTTTTAGACTTTCAGTTACAGACCCATTTGGTAATAAAACTGAAAAAGACATAAAAATTATGATGAAAAGGTCTATAGTTAGTCAAATGATCAGTAATACTAATGGAATTTCTAATCATTTAATTACCATAACAGGTAAACCAAATGAAGAACTTGATATTGAAACAATTCTATCACTAAAAGTCACAAAAGGTATCAATAATATTCCTTATAATGCAACAATAAGTGGTCACAGTTCTCTTTACATTTCTCCTGATTTTATTCATAATCCTATTACAATATCAGCTATAGAAAAAAATAGTATATCAAAAAGTGTCAAAGAAAATGATAAAATTATAATTGGTCCTGACGGACATAAGAAATTAGAATGTATATTCTATACTGGAGCTAATTATATGAATGGAGCTTTATATCAGCCTTCGATTAATAAAGAAATATCAAAAGAAGAAGAGATGAATTTAACTTATATTCCTCCTATTGAAAACTCTATTTATGCTCTTTCAAAAGCTCTTTTTACTATTACAAATGATGGAACTAGTACTAATTTAGAATGTACATTTGATAGCAATATTTTATTAGATTAA
- a CDS encoding YiiG family protein yields MKQINFNNAGGFPLEQETLKYLQTAYRHELFEAIKAHLSITPENNYIIAEDKKTNQGWLVIHQELPDLETSINLNSKEPIKKNIQGILYPLKLGKGLSTPTQYIKTIRTTTPLNFGDGNLKEVYVDYQAEYIISENIETTEIQENKIINLYNLNNFKKIKDINSISNDISNLFSIVNTLTNKLEDLRQITNTKADKSYVDQVVTQINQLNLQFQQAIQKLTDEKAEKILVDQLIKRIEALEKRPQGSVPIGTIALWDKPANEIPQGWIEYTPLQGKMPIGLDEKNSNLNTLNSKGGLFEYEITKQNLPKVELSYYYQIHDGNTDSSPGGATPFYSTKIGKILFGEDNPEKIKLLPLIA; encoded by the coding sequence ATGAAACAAATTAATTTTAATAATGCTGGAGGTTTTCCTCTAGAGCAAGAAACATTAAAATACCTCCAAACAGCCTATAGACATGAGTTATTTGAAGCAATTAAAGCTCATTTAAGCATAACTCCTGAAAATAATTACATCATTGCCGAAGACAAAAAAACAAATCAAGGTTGGCTAGTAATCCATCAAGAACTTCCTGATTTAGAAACGTCAATAAATCTTAATTCAAAAGAACCTATAAAAAAGAATATTCAAGGTATTTTATATCCTCTAAAATTAGGAAAAGGACTGAGTACTCCTACTCAATATATAAAAACTATCAGAACAACAACTCCATTAAATTTTGGTGATGGTAATTTAAAAGAAGTATATGTAGATTACCAAGCTGAATATATTATCAGTGAAAATATTGAAACTACAGAAATTCAAGAAAACAAAATAATAAATCTATATAACCTTAATAATTTTAAAAAAATAAAAGATATTAATAGTATTTCTAACGATATTTCAAATTTATTTTCCATTGTTAATACTCTTACAAACAAACTAGAAGACTTAAGACAAATTACGAATACTAAAGCAGATAAAAGCTATGTAGATCAGGTCGTAACTCAAATTAATCAATTAAACTTACAGTTCCAACAAGCAATTCAAAAACTTACTGATGAAAAAGCTGAAAAAATATTAGTAGACCAACTCATTAAAAGAATAGAAGCGTTAGAAAAACGTCCACAAGGCTCCGTTCCTATTGGCACCATCGCGTTATGGGATAAACCCGCAAATGAAATACCGCAAGGATGGATAGAATACACCCCACTACAAGGGAAAATGCCTATAGGTTTAGATGAAAAAAACAGTAATTTAAATACTCTTAATAGTAAAGGAGGTCTTTTTGAATATGAAATTACCAAACAAAATCTACCAAAAGTTGAATTATCATATTATTATCAGATACATGATGGAAATACAGATTCTTCTCCAGGAGGAGCTACTCCTTTTTATAGTACAAAGATTGGAAAAATTTTATTTGGAGAAGACAATCCAGAAAAAATAAAACTACTCCCCCTTATCGCGTAG